A portion of the Paenibacillus sp. PvR098 genome contains these proteins:
- a CDS encoding SDR family NAD(P)-dependent oxidoreductase: MRLQNKITLITGSGSGIGKNSALLFAREGATVIVNDLLEDKGQATVEEIQAAGGQAVFVQADVTNPDSVKAMVDTVIKHYGRIDVLFNNAGVSGVGAIHEVEPEAWDRVMNINTRGVFLPSKYVLPHMMERKEGSIINMSSCVAEIGLARRASYSASKGAVLALTKSMQVDYAPYNIRVNALLPGTIFTPFVEDYLKKSYDNPEEAIESIKKRQLSGELGRPDDVANAAVFLASDESRFMMGSPLYIDGGAVFGKNA, translated from the coding sequence TTGAGACTGCAGAACAAAATTACTTTGATCACCGGTTCCGGTTCGGGCATAGGCAAAAACTCGGCGCTGCTGTTCGCACGCGAAGGCGCGACCGTGATCGTCAATGATCTGCTTGAGGACAAAGGGCAGGCAACGGTGGAGGAGATTCAAGCCGCTGGAGGCCAGGCTGTATTCGTTCAGGCGGACGTGACGAACCCGGATTCGGTCAAAGCGATGGTCGATACCGTAATTAAACACTATGGACGCATCGATGTTCTGTTCAACAATGCAGGCGTCAGCGGAGTCGGCGCCATTCACGAGGTGGAGCCTGAAGCATGGGATCGCGTCATGAACATTAATACCCGCGGCGTTTTTTTGCCCAGCAAATACGTACTGCCGCATATGATGGAACGTAAGGAAGGTTCCATTATTAATATGTCCTCGTGTGTTGCCGAGATAGGACTCGCCCGCAGAGCCTCCTATTCCGCGAGTAAGGGAGCAGTATTGGCCTTGACCAAATCGATGCAGGTCGACTATGCGCCGTACAACATTCGTGTGAATGCGCTGCTGCCGGGTACTATTTTTACGCCCTTTGTCGAGGACTACCTTAAAAAGTCCTACGATAATCCGGAGGAAGCGATCGAGTCGATTAAAAAGCGTCAGTTGAGCGGCGAGTTAGGTCGTCCGGACGATGTGGCGAATGCGGCGGTATTCCTTGCGTCGGATGAATCCCGATTCATGATGGGCTCACCGCTGTATATTGATGGCGGAGCTGTTTTTGGTAAGAACGCTTGA
- the nagB gene encoding glucosamine-6-phosphate deaminase, translating to MNILTFRSQKELNKAGAGIITGLLQTNPKAVLGLATGGTPVGIYQELVETHREGLVSFSKSTVFNLDEYVGLQHSHPESYYNFMQQHLLGKVDIPSEQCHIPDGMAADLDLECKRYDSLLEEAGQIDLQLLGIGHNGHIGFNEPDEELERGTHVIELKGQTRAANARFFHAPEEVPTHAITMGVGTILKAKMILLVVHGKDKAEIVKRALQGPITTECPASLLQTHPHVVVLLDMEAGSGLS from the coding sequence ATGAATATCCTCACATTCCGATCGCAAAAAGAATTAAACAAAGCCGGAGCCGGCATTATTACCGGTTTGCTACAAACCAATCCAAAGGCAGTTCTTGGGCTCGCAACGGGAGGTACGCCGGTAGGCATCTATCAGGAGCTGGTGGAAACACATCGCGAAGGGCTCGTCAGCTTCTCGAAATCAACCGTTTTTAATCTCGACGAATACGTCGGACTTCAGCACAGCCATCCCGAAAGCTATTACAACTTTATGCAGCAGCATTTGCTGGGCAAGGTGGATATTCCTTCGGAGCAATGTCACATCCCTGACGGGATGGCGGCTGATTTGGACTTGGAGTGCAAGCGCTATGACAGCCTGCTGGAGGAAGCAGGTCAAATCGATTTGCAGCTGCTCGGAATCGGTCATAACGGACATATCGGCTTCAACGAACCGGATGAGGAGCTGGAACGGGGAACACATGTAATCGAGCTCAAGGGGCAGACACGTGCGGCGAATGCCCGTTTCTTCCATGCTCCAGAGGAAGTGCCTACACACGCAATTACCATGGGTGTCGGAACCATTCTGAAGGCCAAAATGATTCTGCTCGTCGTCCACGGCAAAGACAAGGCTGAGATTGTGAAACGGGCGCTGCAAGGACCCATCACGACGGAATGTCCTGCTTCGCTGCTGCAAACGCATCCCCACGTGGTAGTGCTTTTGGATATGGAAGCAGGGAGTGGATTATCATAA
- the mtnA gene encoding S-methyl-5-thioribose-1-phosphate isomerase has translation MTIDQQNSQDWLQSVRWNSLGDQLDLLDQRLLPDEIVYLELTTSEQVWDAIKQLAVRGAPAIGITAAFGVYLGVRSFSGSREALLEEVVRQCDYLATSRPTAVNLFWALDRMRARAQVLLGVSADAVNLDAAKQALLDEARVIQAEDEETCRLIGEHALSLFEDGMGVLTHCNAGGLATARYGTATAPMYLAKEKGMSLKVFADETRPVLQGARLTAFELQQAGIDVTLICDNMAGAIMSKGWIQAVIVGTDRVAANGDVANKIGTYSVAVLAKAHGIPFYVACPMSTIDLNTPTGADIPIEERHEDEITQGFGKRTAPQGVKVFNPAFDVTPNEYVTAIITEKGIIRAPYSENLKKLFE, from the coding sequence ATGACAATAGATCAACAGAATTCGCAAGATTGGCTCCAATCGGTTCGATGGAACTCACTTGGGGATCAGTTGGATTTGCTCGACCAGCGGCTGCTGCCAGACGAGATCGTTTACCTGGAGCTGACCACGTCCGAGCAGGTATGGGATGCAATTAAGCAGCTCGCGGTCCGTGGCGCGCCTGCCATTGGTATTACGGCTGCGTTCGGAGTATATCTAGGAGTACGGTCATTCTCCGGCAGCCGAGAAGCGCTGCTGGAGGAAGTGGTTCGTCAATGCGATTATCTCGCGACGTCTCGCCCGACGGCAGTGAATTTGTTCTGGGCGCTCGACCGAATGCGGGCGCGGGCGCAAGTGCTTCTTGGCGTATCCGCAGATGCAGTCAACTTGGATGCGGCCAAGCAGGCGCTGTTGGACGAAGCTCGCGTCATCCAGGCTGAGGACGAAGAAACATGTCGCCTGATCGGCGAGCATGCATTATCTTTGTTTGAGGACGGCATGGGTGTCCTCACGCACTGCAATGCGGGCGGCTTAGCCACGGCCCGATACGGCACGGCGACGGCGCCGATGTATCTGGCGAAGGAGAAGGGTATGTCACTTAAAGTGTTCGCTGACGAGACTCGGCCGGTACTTCAGGGAGCTCGTCTTACCGCATTCGAGCTTCAGCAGGCTGGGATTGACGTCACCCTGATTTGCGACAACATGGCTGGAGCCATCATGTCGAAAGGCTGGATACAGGCCGTCATTGTCGGCACCGATCGTGTAGCCGCCAATGGCGATGTCGCCAACAAGATCGGCACCTACAGCGTTGCTGTCTTGGCTAAGGCCCACGGCATCCCATTCTATGTTGCGTGTCCTATGTCCACCATCGACCTGAACACGCCAACAGGCGCGGATATTCCGATCGAAGAACGGCATGAGGACGAAATTACGCAAGGCTTCGGCAAGAGAACGGCTCCTCAAGGCGTTAAAGTGTTTAACCCTGCCTTTGACGTCACACCAAACGAATATGTCACAGCCATTATCACGGAAAAAGGGATCATCCGCGCGCCTTATAGCGAAAACTTAAAAAAGCTGTTTGAATAA
- a CDS encoding MurR/RpiR family transcriptional regulator, with the protein MASILQTIRERLPTMHRKEQILAQYVLEHAEEAVHLSITELAERAGASTATVSRFCRSLIFKGYSDFRMKLGSELAQHPAQSTYQDIVEGNSLYSIVQAIEANHLRSISDTTRQLDISEIQRAVSALHAARRIDLYGMATSGVVALDFQQKLVRIGKMAQAWSDSHMQITSASTLEKGDVALGFSYSGETLETLGALLCAKDRGAITISLTKFGSNSISQVCDIRLFASSLEEGMRRGDMASRIAQLHVLDILFTALVSGHFDDYVPLLEQSFLKVKKYRKEKGR; encoded by the coding sequence ATGGCAAGCATCCTGCAAACGATACGTGAACGGCTTCCGACCATGCATCGCAAGGAGCAAATCCTGGCACAGTATGTGCTGGAACATGCGGAGGAAGCGGTACATTTAAGCATCACGGAGCTCGCAGAGAGAGCTGGTGCAAGCACGGCGACGGTGTCTCGGTTTTGCAGGAGCCTGATATTTAAAGGTTACAGTGACTTTCGCATGAAACTGGGTTCTGAACTGGCTCAGCATCCTGCACAGTCGACCTATCAGGATATTGTGGAGGGCAATTCGCTATACAGCATCGTTCAGGCTATAGAGGCCAATCATCTTCGCTCGATTTCCGATACGACCAGACAGCTCGATATAAGCGAGATTCAACGGGCAGTGAGTGCGCTTCATGCTGCGCGCCGTATTGATTTGTATGGGATGGCGACATCAGGTGTCGTGGCGCTTGATTTTCAACAAAAGCTCGTTCGTATCGGCAAAATGGCACAGGCTTGGTCCGATTCCCATATGCAGATCACCTCCGCTTCTACCTTGGAGAAGGGAGACGTCGCGCTCGGCTTTTCTTACTCCGGGGAAACCCTTGAGACATTGGGTGCGCTCCTGTGTGCAAAAGATCGCGGAGCGATTACGATATCGTTGACCAAATTCGGCTCAAACAGCATTTCACAGGTGTGCGACATCAGACTTTTTGCTTCTTCCCTGGAGGAGGGTATGCGCCGCGGCGACATGGCTTCGCGGATTGCCCAACTGCATGTGCTCGATATACTATTCACCGCTCTGGTCAGCGGTCATTTTGACGATTATGTCCCCCTGCTGGAGCAATCGTTCCTAAAAGTCAAAAAATACCGCAAAGAAAAAGGGAGATAG
- a CDS encoding fumarylacetoacetate hydrolase family protein, translated as MKLLTFVENGKYQLGVKTDRGIVHIAKALQALQDEGRTVPQTVHEVIDGGAAAVSALQTFVDHAQAAGGSEAYVLDESKLTLGPCVTHPNKIICVGLNYRKHAEETNSAIPKYPILFNKFNNTLTGHGQDVPLPVSVSSKVDYEAELVIVIGKQAKYVAKEHALDHVFGYCNVNDLSARDLQLRTQQWLLGKTCDGFSPLGPYLVTADEVGDPNNLGIRSIVNGEVRQNSNTSDMIFRCDEIVSYISQHMTLVPGDIILTGTPEGVVMGYPEDKQVYLKDGDVVTIEVDKLGSLTNRMVNEQT; from the coding sequence ATGAAACTGCTTACATTTGTGGAGAATGGGAAGTATCAGCTCGGCGTGAAAACGGATCGTGGGATCGTACATATTGCAAAGGCGCTGCAAGCGCTTCAAGACGAAGGCCGGACAGTGCCGCAAACGGTGCATGAAGTGATTGATGGCGGCGCGGCGGCTGTTAGCGCGCTGCAGACTTTCGTTGACCATGCGCAGGCGGCAGGAGGCAGCGAGGCTTATGTGCTGGATGAGTCGAAGCTTACCTTGGGGCCTTGCGTAACCCATCCGAACAAAATTATTTGCGTCGGACTCAACTACCGTAAGCACGCGGAAGAGACCAATTCAGCGATTCCGAAGTATCCGATTTTGTTTAACAAATTTAACAATACATTAACAGGACATGGACAGGATGTGCCTTTGCCTGTAAGCGTGAGCAGCAAAGTGGATTACGAAGCCGAGCTTGTGATCGTCATCGGCAAACAAGCGAAATATGTAGCCAAAGAGCATGCGCTGGATCACGTGTTCGGATACTGCAACGTTAACGATCTGTCCGCCCGCGACCTCCAGCTGCGGACGCAGCAGTGGCTGCTAGGCAAGACTTGCGATGGCTTCAGCCCGTTAGGACCTTATTTGGTGACGGCCGATGAAGTCGGTGACCCGAACAACCTCGGCATCCGCAGCATCGTGAATGGAGAGGTGCGCCAAAATTCCAATACGTCAGATATGATATTCCGCTGCGACGAAATCGTAAGCTATATTTCCCAACATATGACGCTTGTACCGGGTGACATTATTTTAACAGGTACTCCTGAGGGAGTGGTTATGGGATATCCCGAGGATAAGCAAGTTTATCTTAAAGACGGCGATGTTGTGACGATCGAGGTCGACAAGCTTGGATCGTTGACTAACCGTATGGTGAACGAACAAACATAA
- the nagA gene encoding N-acetylglucosamine-6-phosphate deacetylase: MSHAKIITLDTVIEQGYAFLKEGKIQSVGPMWALDPQLVHYSEELVDARGSWLMPGFIDVHVHGGYGHDFMDASMEALEGITRFHGCHGTTTMLATTMTAPRGALTKVLQSVQAFSDKGMPYAQLEGVHLEGPFINSAYSGAQNPAYIVPPKQEWLDEWMEQHPGLIRLLTLAPESEGALPLIEKLSNQGTIIACGHTNATYAQISEAIKHGLGHAVHTFNAMRGLHHREPGVVGAIMTEEAISAEIIADGHHVHPVCIRLLMQLKRNDNLMLVTDAMSAAGLGEGDYQLGGLDVTVKDGVATLKEGGGLAGSTLTMIDAFRFMVNTVGVSVQEVSRLASHNPAKALGIENRTGSITAGKQADLLLASPDLSVDRVWVRGSVIC, translated from the coding sequence ATCAGTCATGCGAAGATTATCACTTTGGATACGGTTATTGAGCAAGGGTATGCTTTTCTGAAGGAGGGAAAGATTCAATCTGTGGGACCTATGTGGGCGTTGGACCCTCAGCTCGTACATTACTCGGAAGAGTTAGTCGATGCCCGCGGTAGTTGGCTGATGCCCGGTTTTATCGATGTACATGTACATGGGGGGTACGGTCATGACTTTATGGATGCTTCGATGGAAGCACTAGAAGGGATTACGCGCTTCCATGGATGCCACGGAACGACGACGATGCTGGCCACAACGATGACTGCGCCTCGGGGAGCTCTCACCAAGGTGCTGCAGTCGGTTCAAGCATTTAGCGATAAAGGCATGCCTTACGCACAGCTGGAAGGCGTCCATTTGGAGGGGCCTTTCATCAATTCGGCATATTCCGGTGCGCAGAATCCGGCTTATATCGTCCCGCCAAAGCAGGAATGGCTGGACGAATGGATGGAGCAGCATCCCGGCCTGATTCGGCTGCTGACGCTGGCTCCGGAAAGCGAAGGCGCTCTCCCGCTGATCGAGAAGCTTTCTAACCAAGGGACCATAATCGCTTGCGGACACACGAACGCCACTTACGCGCAGATCAGTGAAGCCATCAAGCACGGCCTCGGGCATGCGGTGCATACGTTTAACGCTATGAGAGGTCTGCATCACAGAGAGCCCGGAGTTGTGGGAGCGATCATGACCGAGGAAGCGATCAGCGCGGAAATCATTGCAGATGGTCACCATGTTCACCCGGTGTGCATTCGGCTGCTCATGCAGTTGAAGCGTAACGATAACCTGATGCTGGTGACGGATGCGATGTCAGCCGCCGGCCTGGGCGAGGGTGATTACCAGCTAGGTGGACTCGATGTTACGGTGAAGGATGGCGTCGCCACGCTGAAAGAAGGCGGAGGCTTAGCAGGCAGCACGCTAACGATGATCGATGCGTTCCGGTTCATGGTCAATACCGTCGGCGTCTCTGTGCAAGAAGTCAGCCGATTGGCCAGCCATAACCCGGCCAAAGCGCTGGGCATCGAGAACCGGACCGGCAGCATCACAGCCGGAAAGCAAGCGGACCTGCTGCTGGCATCTCCTGACTTGTCGGTTGACAGAGTATGGGTGAGAGGAAGCGTCATTTGTTAG
- a CDS encoding IclR family transcriptional regulator, which translates to MEKKYWVPALEKANDVLQTIAEQPSGLKLIELSKHLGIHKSSMFSLLNTMEALEWVVRESDGTYSLGSRLGYIGNAFFKQFSLIDRFRKEASITKHVIKETIQLAKLEGREVLYLAKEEMPSPVRLASEPGIKLPAHATALGKAMLAFQGHSELEELFTTEELEPCLTPHTIKTREELFHQLAQIRTEARAFDLQEAVMGFCCVAAPVYGTGEKVIAAISCSMFQHEWEEKRELAKEEISALAKRLSQNP; encoded by the coding sequence ATGGAAAAGAAGTATTGGGTACCTGCACTCGAAAAAGCGAATGATGTCCTACAAACGATCGCAGAGCAGCCATCCGGCCTTAAGTTGATCGAGCTGTCGAAGCATCTGGGCATCCATAAAAGCTCCATGTTTTCCTTGTTGAACACGATGGAAGCGCTTGAATGGGTTGTGCGCGAGAGTGACGGCACCTACTCGCTCGGTTCCAGGTTGGGCTACATTGGGAACGCTTTTTTCAAGCAATTCAGCTTGATCGACCGATTCCGCAAGGAAGCCTCTATCACGAAGCATGTGATTAAGGAAACGATCCAGCTTGCCAAGCTGGAGGGGCGTGAGGTGCTTTATTTGGCAAAGGAAGAAATGCCATCCCCCGTTCGTCTCGCCTCGGAGCCTGGGATTAAGCTGCCCGCCCATGCCACGGCCCTTGGAAAAGCCATGCTGGCTTTCCAAGGCCACTCTGAGCTGGAGGAACTGTTCACCACCGAGGAGCTGGAGCCGTGCCTTACTCCTCATACGATCAAAACCCGTGAGGAGCTGTTTCATCAGCTGGCTCAGATCCGAACGGAAGCCCGCGCGTTTGATCTGCAAGAGGCGGTGATGGGATTTTGCTGTGTAGCGGCGCCGGTATACGGTACTGGCGAAAAAGTTATTGCGGCGATCAGCTGCTCCATGTTCCAGCACGAGTGGGAAGAGAAGCGGGAGCTTGCCAAAGAGGAGATCAGTGCTCTTGCCAAACGTTTGTCGCAAAACCCGTAA
- a CDS encoding cadherin-like beta sandwich domain-containing protein — MFHKPKANGRLYESWFRWRRTLLAFAVFIMLISIMPPVHVNRANAMPIEHELTFSDRAGIVTQNVNLSAGTKSYEHVVGGSLTHLILPEGLYVEKYREGGAIPLLWGSNLFTIRAGESDIFTLTVHRGAKSPDLHSEYLHTELMPEKLSTITPTEDGGLIAIAANSGYSELYKMNEFGKVTAMSRMDRTELHDVFEISPNQYLVFGVSSEWINEKTIYRPFAAVYKMVPGELVGGAGSFQLVKISYFGQFENGIEPVSVLRMDSTDEYLIAVNRVHAGVQVIEMLRFKMNANSALNPISRVTIAGSDSYTANKVIKARGSDKYLIVGKATDRITNMSYGLVAHIGYDSAAGTLSLVNDFGTGGLIKSSLPNVEYVSAATVGENRYVLLGTREALEPDDRNPVRTAELAFIREDGSSAAESKSLPELFVPTGHAALASTPDGGFIVGGRTKFDYSEGTGGPIPMLLQSLYPDPDVNKAYLYKFGASLEEQWKQTIGDPGQMIDVTALYPLTNGDIWVAGGSFQNWGDYLWDGYAAKLLGPATLHGIQPAGQTYVELDEQDLHSYLDDTHLTWKVSGDVNHIQGFVDRKPGQTVRVGGELLPEGEMFNVILSERVNRVEIEVTAADQHTKKRYTLDIIKSLPGRTTVIEVTYNGTPLTQYNSQQTFYMPVTSNVYQADLHLTLSHPAATFDIDPTPGVTRTQNGIRIDSLPYGKQLSLLITVTSPEYVQSYWKLIIGSPSNEAELKRLYAQPSSAVVEKVSDRYTVTVPDETSRVVIHPSISDFAFVAHVAGAGFDPNTLAIDVSSLQEGSNLVTVVVQAQSGVTRTFVIEVIRGLGPSAAEVVPSLVLIDNASYEITLSSSTADAAIYYTVDGSDLTLSSALYDPLRKPRLIPGYTLKAIAVKQGMKDSPLLVLTAPNHEYPGSPDISYVLGKIKDRVDVDGGGFGPSDVEFWLGKIKPVKVVPVLPAIR, encoded by the coding sequence ATGTTTCATAAGCCGAAGGCAAACGGACGCCTATACGAGTCTTGGTTTAGGTGGAGGAGGACCCTGCTTGCATTCGCTGTATTCATCATGCTCATTTCAATCATGCCGCCGGTTCATGTCAATCGGGCAAACGCTATGCCCATCGAACATGAATTGACGTTTTCCGATAGAGCAGGCATCGTGACCCAAAATGTTAATTTATCTGCCGGTACCAAATCTTATGAACACGTTGTCGGCGGAAGTTTAACTCATCTGATATTGCCAGAGGGGCTATACGTAGAAAAGTATCGTGAAGGGGGGGCTATCCCTCTGTTATGGGGCTCGAACCTTTTTACCATTCGGGCTGGCGAGAGCGATATTTTTACGTTAACCGTTCATAGGGGAGCTAAGTCTCCAGATCTGCATTCAGAATATCTTCATACCGAATTAATGCCTGAGAAACTTTCGACCATTACACCGACAGAAGATGGCGGGCTGATCGCGATAGCTGCTAACTCTGGATACAGCGAATTATACAAGATGAACGAGTTTGGAAAAGTCACAGCGATGAGCAGGATGGATAGAACAGAGCTTCATGACGTGTTCGAGATAAGTCCGAACCAATATTTGGTTTTTGGAGTAAGTTCGGAATGGATTAATGAGAAGACGATTTATCGTCCATTTGCAGCGGTATATAAAATGGTCCCTGGAGAATTGGTAGGGGGCGCAGGCAGCTTTCAACTCGTAAAGATTTCTTATTTTGGACAATTTGAGAACGGAATAGAACCCGTATCCGTATTACGCATGGATTCAACGGATGAGTACCTCATTGCAGTAAACCGGGTTCACGCTGGTGTTCAAGTTATAGAAATGCTGCGTTTCAAAATGAATGCGAATAGTGCATTGAATCCTATATCTAGAGTCACGATAGCAGGATCAGACTCCTACACTGCAAACAAAGTGATTAAAGCTAGAGGATCAGATAAATATTTGATCGTCGGTAAAGCGACGGATCGGATAACGAATATGAGCTACGGTCTTGTTGCCCACATAGGTTACGATTCAGCCGCGGGCACACTTTCTCTTGTGAACGATTTCGGTACGGGTGGTTTGATCAAATCCAGCTTGCCTAATGTAGAGTATGTGTCAGCTGCGACTGTTGGCGAGAACCGGTATGTTCTATTGGGGACGCGAGAAGCTCTTGAACCCGATGACCGTAATCCAGTCCGCACGGCAGAATTAGCATTTATTCGGGAAGACGGTTCATCCGCGGCCGAATCAAAGTCTTTACCGGAGCTTTTTGTTCCGACTGGTCATGCCGCTTTGGCTAGTACGCCGGACGGTGGGTTTATCGTGGGGGGAAGAACAAAGTTTGACTATTCGGAAGGGACTGGAGGTCCTATCCCGATGCTGCTCCAAAGCCTCTACCCGGATCCGGACGTGAACAAGGCTTATTTGTACAAATTTGGAGCCTCGCTAGAGGAGCAGTGGAAGCAAACGATCGGGGATCCCGGGCAAATGATTGACGTAACGGCTCTTTATCCTCTGACGAACGGGGATATATGGGTAGCCGGAGGCAGTTTTCAAAATTGGGGAGATTATCTTTGGGACGGATATGCGGCCAAATTGCTCGGACCGGCGACTTTGCACGGTATTCAGCCTGCGGGCCAGACTTATGTGGAATTGGATGAACAGGACCTCCATTCGTATCTGGATGATACTCATCTCACTTGGAAAGTATCAGGGGATGTAAATCATATACAAGGGTTCGTGGATCGAAAACCGGGCCAGACCGTTCGAGTTGGTGGAGAGCTGCTTCCGGAAGGAGAGATGTTCAACGTGATCCTCTCCGAAAGGGTCAATAGAGTAGAAATCGAAGTGACTGCGGCGGATCAGCATACGAAAAAACGGTATACACTGGATATCATCAAATCTCTACCTGGTCGGACTACGGTAATTGAGGTTACGTACAACGGAACTCCGCTCACTCAATACAATAGTCAGCAAACGTTCTACATGCCCGTTACCTCTAACGTATACCAAGCAGATCTGCATTTGACTTTAAGTCATCCGGCTGCAACGTTCGACATTGATCCGACACCAGGCGTAACTCGTACGCAGAACGGTATCCGCATCGATTCTTTGCCTTACGGAAAGCAATTATCACTTTTGATTACGGTGACTTCGCCAGAATACGTTCAAAGCTATTGGAAACTTATTATAGGTTCTCCATCGAACGAAGCGGAGTTAAAGCGTTTGTATGCTCAGCCGTCATCGGCTGTAGTAGAGAAAGTGTCTGATCGTTATACTGTGACGGTACCGGATGAAACGTCCCGAGTAGTGATTCATCCGAGTATTTCCGACTTCGCTTTCGTTGCCCATGTGGCCGGGGCGGGCTTCGATCCGAATACGTTAGCTATCGATGTTTCCTCTTTACAAGAAGGGTCAAATCTCGTAACCGTAGTCGTACAAGCGCAAAGTGGAGTGACAAGGACATTTGTGATTGAAGTGATCCGGGGTCTAGGCCCAAGTGCTGCTGAAGTTGTGCCGTCTCTGGTGCTCATTGACAATGCTTCATATGAAATAACTTTATCATCATCGACGGCAGATGCGGCCATATATTACACCGTGGACGGAAGCGACCTGACCTTGTCAAGCGCATTATATGATCCGCTGCGCAAGCCGCGATTAATTCCAGGCTATACTCTAAAAGCGATTGCGGTCAAACAAGGAATGAAGGACAGTCCATTGCTTGTCCTCACTGCGCCCAATCACGAATATCCTGGTTCACCAGACATCAGTTATGTGTTGGGTAAAATCAAAGATCGAGTCGATGTTGATGGCGGAGGCTTCGGCCCAAGCGACGTTGAGTTTTGGCTTGGTAAGATTAAGCCTGTGAAAGTAGTACCTGTACTCCCTGCAATCAGATAA